Genomic DNA from Peribacillus sp. FSL H8-0477:
TCTTCGTCCCACTCATCCACAATTTCTGCTTCTGTTTCATCAGACTCTACAACCTCTAAAAATAGGTCCTCATCCCACTCTTCTACTAGTTTCGACTCAGAAACGGACGGCTTGTCCTCTACATCTGGATCTTCCACTTCCATTTGGTTTTGGAAAAAGTCAAACTCTTCAGAAGTTAAAACTGGGGTTGGATTAGATTGAGCTTCTGGATCATTCTTGATTTCTTTTTCCAAAATAATGTGTTCTAAATCAGGTTCACTATCAAAATCAACTATTTCTTCTTTTGATTCATGAAGAAGCTGTTCGAAATCTTGATCTCCTTGTTCACTAAAATTAATTGCCTGTTCGATTCCTTTATCATTTACTGTCGATTCGGCAGAATAATTGTATGAATAGTCCTCATTACCTTGTTCATTTCCTATCAAAGCAAATAACTCGGTTTTCTTCTCAAATAGATAGGTAAATATAACGAGAAGAAGCAATGATAGAAGAGCACCTAACCAAGGATTGTAGGTAAAATTAGCTATTAATCCCGCCATAGCGGCGATCATAGCTGCCCCCATAAGAATTACTTTCCCCTTAAAATCGATACCCATCGGGAGAAAATAAAAAATTGGAATTAGAAAAACCAGAGAAATACATGCAAAAATAATCGTTTCCAATTTATTGCCCCTTCTCTAAACTTGTATTTTTTTCGTATAAAAGAATTTATAACCATAATTACAAAAATCGCCTATAATTATTGTATAATAAATACAGTTATATTGAAAGAAGGGAAAGCTATGAAAAAAATGATTTTTTTCAATACCCAAAAAGGATTTACCTTAATTGAAGTCCTTCTATCAGTCTCACTGCTGGGTATTATTTCCGTTTCTATCCTATCATTCTTCAATCAATCCTATGATTATACAAAAAACAACCAAAGTAAAACGGTAGGTATAAATGTTGCTAGAAACGTTGTTAATTATATAGAACAGCTGGATTTTGATAAAACGATGACTTATCTTACTAACACAACAACAAGCCCATTAGTCCTAAATAAAAGTAATTGTGCCGACCTCAGCAGTGACGCTACCTGCCAAAGGATCTTTGAATCTGTCATTAACAACGTTCGATTTGAAGCCGTCGTTACACTAAATAAGTATGAAAAAGATTCTACTGAGAAAATTGATGCAGAAGTCGAGACCCCCCTTCAATTAGAAAAAAACTTGATACCGATTTCTGTTAACGTTACATGGAATGAACAGGACACCACGGTGAAAGGGATTATAAAAAAATGAAACAACTACTTTCATCTAATCGCGGTTTCACGCTCATTGAAGTTTTACTGACTGTAATGATTGGGACAATTGTCTCTTCTATGATTTATTTATTATTTACGACCGGACTCAATCTCTATCAAAAAATCCAAATCGAAGGACAGCTTCGAGATGAAGCCGATTATATAGCGACGATGATTTTAGATGAAATGTACAGCAATTCTCCTGAAAGTATCGAAACGACAGCTGATGGCATTAAGCTTAACCGGGCCGGTACAAAAGAGATTAACAGCTATCTTATCGAGGATACTGATACGGATAAAGCGGAAATAGACATTTATTTTAAAAATGGTCAATTTACGATTAATAGGACCAAAGAAAGTGGAACTGAGACGACGGTTTTAGATATTCCAAGTGCAACCTTACTAGATGAGTTAGACGGCAAGAAAACAGAGATTTCACTAGCCCCTTCTTCTGCTTGTACAAATAAGGGAGACCAAAAAGAATGTACACATGGCACACTCAATGTAACGATGGTTATCGAAAATAATCCTCGAATACAAGGCTCACTGATTAAAACAGAACCGCTCGTTCTCGAGAGCAGCTTCGGATTTTAAGGAGGATCATATGTTAAAAAGTCAAAAAGGCTCCACACTTATAGCCGTCATGCTGGTCTTTCTCGTTCTGACAACCCTGCTTCTAGTCCTTTTAGCTGCAAATATTGGCGGTGCTAAACGTACCGAAACGCGTGAAACGGATATTACCGAAAATCTAGATGCGCTGGCTGCCATGAAAGAAGGGGTTGCTGTTACCCAAGCATTTATCACTAATAACAGCCCGACTCTGCTTACTTCAATCACTACCTATGATACGCAACTTAAAAAATTTATGGATGAAGAAAATGCTAAAAACATTGGATACAAGCTTAAGGATACAACTAGTGCCCCTCTGACAGCTGGTTTTACGAGAGTACTAAAGGTAACTAGTCCACCTTACAGCCAGTTAGTTTATGTAACCGCCACTCCAAGCTTTCTAAAATATGCACTCGGATCGCGTTCAAATCTAACCATGAATGGTTCGCCCTCCATCCAAGGAGATATTTATTCACGGTATTCCTTGAATATTAGTAATGAAGCATTATATATGAATAACGGCGTGCTTCAATCAAAATCAACGTATCTCCCAGTTAGTAAACATTCACCCGAAGTTACTTCAGAACTTTTTATTGAAGAAGGGGATCTACAGCTTTGTACGAGTGGAAACTGTTATAGTAAAACCGCCAATGCTTATAAAAAAACAGCCGGCTGGGGAACCCTATCCCGTGAGAAGTTACCAATAGATATCCACACAGCTTTTAGTGACAAATATGCCCCACGATACGCACAACTGGATGCACCCTTTGCTGATATCGATATCCCTGGTACTTTTCTAGAAAAAGCAAGAGATGTCGGGATTATGCTAAGCGATTTTCCTACTGCGTTTTACGATACAGAGGAAAAAAGAAATGAAGCTAAAGTCGCCCATATCCGCGATCAATTAGCAAAAGAAGCTCCAACGTATACAGATTCGAAAAAATTAGAAAAACCTCCAGCATCTCCATATATATTGTATCGCGGCGATCCAAATATTAATGTATCCTCCTTAACCGTACCTGAGGATGGATGGCTGATTATTGATGGTGACGCAAATTTTGAAGATAACGCTCAAAAAGCACTCGATATAAAAGGAAATATTTTAATAACCGGTAATTTAAAGCTGACAGGGAACTTGAGTTTTGATTCTGTTATCTATGTATTAGGCCAAACCACCATAAAAAATGCTAATATTCATTGTTATCAAAATTCCTGTACAACCGGAACAATTGATAAAGATATTTGGAAAAATCCCGCCTTTATTTTAATGACTCAGGGCAATTTAGATATTAACTTAGTTAATAAATTTAACAAAACTACAGCTGGAATTAATGGATATCTGTATACCGCTTCAGTCGCGGATGTCTATGGAGTAGGATCGTTACTGAATGTGACGGGCGGCCTCTTTTCAAAAGATAACTTAACAATTAATAGTTTTAGAGGGAATGCAGCAGAGGGCACCCCTGAACTGACTTTTGACGAAAAAGCTGATATTGAATTTTCAAGATTTAAAATCGTTAACAATAAACGACTATTTTTCGAACAAGAAGATGCATTACCTAAAGTTAAACAGCTTTCCGCCGTTCCAGATCGACTGGAAAAAGATAACTAACAAAAAAACTCCGCTCAGATTAGTCAGCGGAGTTTTTTAATGTATCCATCACGTCTTCATGCTTCCATTCTTTTGCGTATCCATAAGCAGTTATTCCTTCAGGACTTTTTAACGCTGCGTTTGCTCCGGCTTTGAGTAACAAATTAACTACTTCAACGTTACCAAACTCACTAGCATACATGAGCCCTGTTTTTTTAGCTTTATCCTTTGTATCTACGGCTATATTATGTGTAAGAAGCAAGCTGACGATATCACTCCGGCCATTAAGAACTGCACTGATTAAAAGGCTATTGCCACTTTTATCTACGACGTTAACCTGCTTCTTATCTGCCTTTATCAGCTGTTCACAAACCTTCGTTTTTCCTGACTGCACAGCGTAAGCTAGAGCCGTTTCACCAGTTTTATTGCTGACAGCTGGAGATATTCCTTCTTCCAGCAAGAGCTTCACTACCTCATCATTGCCTTTTAATGAGGCATAATGCAGGGCCGTATTCCCCTCGTTATCAACAAGATTCAACTGATCCTTATCCTGTTTTATCGCTGTTTTAAACAACTTAACAGCATCTTTTTGCATGTCAGGATTACCTTCAAGCTGAATACTATCATTCAATGAAAGTGACAGCTGAACAAACAGCGGCATGGCTGATTGTTCATTGATTTTCGCGTTTTTTTCCAATAGTTCGTTTGCGATAGCATACTCCTGATAAGCAATCGCATATTCAAGCGGTCGTCTACCATTCTCTGTTTCTGCTTTTAGTAGTTTCGAGTTATCTTCTAATGACTCCAACACCTGTTTTTTATTTCCAGAAGTAATATTTTCTATAAATGCATGAAGTTCTTCAGGATTCACCTTAGCAGTTGCTGATGTATACGCATAGAAACCAGAACCGGCTGCTACCATAATAATCAAGAATATTACTAGATATTTCTTCAAAGGAGTTCTCATTTTACACCCTTTCTATGATGCATGCAGCGAAAAATAAAAAGAAAAGAGGGCATGGAGACTGCAGCCCTCTTGTTCCTTTTAATACTTATCATCATCGTTGTTATTACCGCCGCCACTGCCATTATCGCCTTCTTCACTGACTATGACAGACACCTCAGCAGTAAATTGCATTCCTTCTTCATCAATAACTTTTACGGTCACCATGGATTGACCTATTCGTTCGCCCGTTATCTCACCTGTAATTTTATCGAGTTTAACATAATATTCCTCACCCTTAGCTTGGGTAAACTCAGTGGATTTTACATTTGTTGAATCTGCTGGGTGTTTAATAACCGTAATAGTATTAGTCTGACCTTTGGTAATATATATCGGCCCGTCTACCGAAATGGATGTCAATGGTTGTCCAACCTTAACAGTTACCTTTGTTGTTACTTTTCCATCTGGAGTTGTTACCTCTAGTATAGTTTCACCTGTAGCATTTCCTTGAATTTTA
This window encodes:
- a CDS encoding type II secretion system protein; the protein is MKKMIFFNTQKGFTLIEVLLSVSLLGIISVSILSFFNQSYDYTKNNQSKTVGINVARNVVNYIEQLDFDKTMTYLTNTTTSPLVLNKSNCADLSSDATCQRIFESVINNVRFEAVVTLNKYEKDSTEKIDAEVETPLQLEKNLIPISVNVTWNEQDTTVKGIIKK
- a CDS encoding type II secretion system protein → MKQLLSSNRGFTLIEVLLTVMIGTIVSSMIYLLFTTGLNLYQKIQIEGQLRDEADYIATMILDEMYSNSPESIETTADGIKLNRAGTKEINSYLIEDTDTDKAEIDIYFKNGQFTINRTKESGTETTVLDIPSATLLDELDGKKTEISLAPSSACTNKGDQKECTHGTLNVTMVIENNPRIQGSLIKTEPLVLESSFGF
- a CDS encoding ankyrin repeat domain-containing protein produces the protein MKKYLVIFLIIMVAAGSGFYAYTSATAKVNPEELHAFIENITSGNKKQVLESLEDNSKLLKAETENGRRPLEYAIAYQEYAIANELLEKNAKINEQSAMPLFVQLSLSLNDSIQLEGNPDMQKDAVKLFKTAIKQDKDQLNLVDNEGNTALHYASLKGNDEVVKLLLEEGISPAVSNKTGETALAYAVQSGKTKVCEQLIKADKKQVNVVDKSGNSLLISAVLNGRSDIVSLLLTHNIAVDTKDKAKKTGLMYASEFGNVEVVNLLLKAGANAALKSPEGITAYGYAKEWKHEDVMDTLKNSAD